One genomic region from Methanocaldococcus fervens AG86 encodes:
- the mptN gene encoding tetrahydromethanopterin:alpha-L-glutamate ligase encodes MKLGIVTIDRDRVVDELIKSCERFNVDHKIINPMNILAGFNLNFKLKYYKSFLDELDCCFVRNLGWDSFFRFDVLKYLNQYVPVINPPEGIDRASNKFLTSVFLELNNIPQPKTVVTESINEAIVWIDAFEEAVLKPIFGCEGEGIVKVKKDSPISVKLNILDEFRKKYKTFYIQEFIKPLRNEYRDIRAFVIDDEVVAAMYRVGGDNWKNNVSQGGRVERCEITDEIEELSLKAKNALGLFYAGVDLIESEEGLKVLEVNSTPSWIGLSKVSKVNIADKLLEKIIQHVKQ; translated from the coding sequence GTGAAGCTTGGCATAGTTACAATAGATAGGGATAGGGTTGTCGATGAATTGATAAAATCTTGTGAGAGGTTTAATGTTGATCACAAAATTATAAACCCCATGAACATTTTAGCAGGATTTAATTTAAATTTTAAACTAAAATATTACAAATCATTTTTAGATGAGTTGGATTGCTGTTTTGTGAGGAATCTTGGCTGGGATAGTTTTTTTAGATTTGATGTTTTAAAATATTTAAATCAATATGTTCCAGTTATAAATCCTCCTGAAGGGATAGATAGGGCTTCAAACAAATTTTTAACCTCTGTTTTTCTTGAATTAAACAATATCCCACAACCAAAAACTGTTGTTACAGAAAGTATAAACGAGGCTATAGTTTGGATAGATGCATTTGAAGAAGCCGTTTTAAAACCGATATTTGGATGTGAGGGGGAGGGAATTGTAAAAGTTAAAAAAGATTCTCCAATTTCAGTAAAATTAAATATCTTAGATGAATTTAGGAAGAAATATAAAACATTCTATATTCAGGAGTTTATAAAACCTTTAAGAAATGAGTATAGGGATATAAGGGCTTTTGTTATTGATGATGAGGTTGTTGCAGCAATGTATAGGGTTGGAGGGGACAATTGGAAAAATAATGTTTCTCAAGGGGGAAGGGTGGAGAGGTGTGAGATAACTGACGAAATAGAGGAATTATCTTTAAAAGCAAAAAATGCTCTTGGTTTATTTTATGCTGGAGTCGATTTAATCGAATCAGAAGAGGGGTTAAAAGTTTTGGAGGTTAACTCA